From a region of the Pseudanabaena sp. ABRG5-3 genome:
- a CDS encoding tetratricopeptide repeat protein has protein sequence MITLAELDLELKQRSDIVCADKELQQMRQSLLPPESAWWWYLEPATEDSKSKSWLDRFDWVWNVGTVVCLVVATSFITQTAKAFSNEGFDFLGTLSTIGQGAGLAFVAGGALTDKGKKAVESTLISMKVPASLHAEATFGASLLLLGAAYGIHHNLPKVGDIYFDRAQQHEKNGEWSQAVQSYKRALNFAQDDYKSQIAIGFLYEKLGNFEEALKVYKKGSFYGVPQFLNAQARVMLMAELQKNNWQGGIDEKVVREAEDLLARADKAITNLSRESNDFSLDPRLSADIAINRAIVIMAQLKYEKNIREETLHSFNAIVNTLISLDSLIEKESAGQQNPITVASTLGKSRAKCYYQQAFLIGRLSDSPKVNGTDPLINDQNILDDCWSTLSWGTSFYIPSDVTLFKNYKLPISNIDVHSVSEIRNISSFMGLVYSYRRSEAISKYGNRIVLIQDSETWLDLANQLTQVIQNKYDKGKQKYDQDIVWRFLLNKNGELIAYFAYDEKSRELANFQPFIRELLEKKTINALGSELAQGGKIEFVDFKVLISPEGKVKHILPWAMAYPSSDKYFEQICKQENCKNLILESRVNSVFKDYVADLNNPSEIGVLQSILQLSQNFLSARDDKGIYYKEPAIFKLKVSADGQIVNYEAINQEVIQRLWKKLPLRLLNGDDLKTPQFPEVEKAPYAYFKMEVRGVEIKFAPWSAPK, from the coding sequence TTGATAACACTAGCTGAGCTAGATCTAGAACTGAAACAACGCTCAGACATTGTTTGCGCGGACAAAGAATTGCAACAAATGCGCCAAAGTTTGCTTCCACCAGAATCTGCTTGGTGGTGGTATCTTGAACCAGCTACTGAAGATTCTAAATCTAAATCTTGGTTGGATCGATTTGATTGGGTATGGAATGTAGGTACAGTAGTTTGTCTGGTGGTTGCGACATCTTTTATTACCCAAACTGCGAAAGCTTTCTCCAATGAAGGTTTTGACTTTTTAGGTACTCTCAGTACAATCGGACAGGGTGCGGGTTTAGCTTTTGTGGCAGGGGGCGCACTTACTGATAAAGGCAAAAAAGCGGTTGAAAGTACTTTGATTAGTATGAAAGTCCCTGCTTCGCTTCATGCTGAAGCTACTTTTGGAGCGTCATTGTTGTTATTGGGGGCAGCCTACGGTATCCATCATAATTTGCCTAAAGTTGGGGATATTTACTTTGATCGGGCACAGCAGCATGAAAAAAATGGCGAGTGGTCACAAGCTGTGCAAAGTTATAAACGAGCTTTAAATTTTGCACAGGATGACTATAAATCACAAATTGCTATTGGGTTCCTGTATGAAAAGTTAGGCAACTTTGAGGAGGCTTTAAAAGTATACAAAAAAGGCTCTTTTTATGGAGTTCCCCAATTCCTAAATGCCCAAGCAAGGGTGATGCTTATGGCAGAGTTGCAAAAGAATAATTGGCAAGGTGGAATTGATGAGAAAGTAGTTCGTGAAGCTGAGGATTTATTAGCTCGTGCTGACAAAGCAATAACTAACCTCAGTCGCGAATCTAACGACTTTAGTCTAGACCCTAGATTATCCGCAGATATTGCGATTAATCGAGCCATTGTGATAATGGCACAGCTTAAATACGAAAAAAATATTAGGGAAGAGACACTACATTCATTCAATGCTATTGTCAATACTCTGATCTCGCTCGATAGTTTAATAGAAAAAGAGTCGGCAGGGCAGCAAAACCCTATAACAGTTGCATCTACATTAGGAAAATCAAGAGCAAAATGCTATTACCAGCAAGCTTTTTTAATTGGTAGACTATCAGACTCACCAAAAGTAAATGGAACCGATCCTTTGATAAACGATCAGAATATACTGGACGACTGTTGGTCTACACTAAGTTGGGGCACAAGTTTTTACATACCATCCGACGTAACTTTGTTCAAAAATTATAAACTTCCAATATCGAATATAGATGTACATTCTGTGTCGGAGATTCGCAATATTAGCTCTTTTATGGGTCTGGTTTACTCTTACCGACGAAGCGAAGCAATATCTAAATATGGTAATAGAATAGTTCTAATTCAAGACTCTGAAACTTGGTTGGATTTGGCTAATCAGTTGACTCAGGTTATTCAAAATAAGTATGATAAAGGTAAGCAGAAGTATGACCAAGACATTGTTTGGAGATTTTTACTGAATAAAAATGGAGAATTGATTGCATACTTTGCCTATGATGAGAAATCACGGGAACTGGCAAATTTTCAGCCTTTCATTAGAGAATTACTAGAGAAAAAAACAATTAATGCATTAGGTTCAGAATTGGCTCAAGGAGGCAAAATAGAATTTGTTGATTTTAAGGTTTTGATTTCTCCAGAGGGAAAAGTCAAACATATTCTCCCTTGGGCAATGGCATATCCAAGCAGTGATAAATATTTTGAGCAAATATGTAAGCAAGAAAATTGCAAAAATCTTATCCTTGAATCTCGTGTTAATTCAGTTTTTAAAGACTATGTAGCTGACCTTAATAATCCTTCAGAAATAGGGGTACTACAGTCAATTTTACAGTTAAGCCAAAATTTTCTGAGTGCAAGAGATGATAAAGGTATTTATTATAAAGAACCTGCTATCTTTAAGCTAAAAGTCTCTGCTGATGGGCAAATCGTTAACTATGAGGCAATTAATCAAGAGGTAATACAAAGACTATGGAAAAAACTACCTTTAAGACTACTCAATGGTGATGACTTAAAAACACCTCAGTTTCCAGAGGTGGAAAAAGCACCCTATGCTTACTTCAAAATGGAAGTGAGAGGAGTCGAGATTAAATTTGCGCCTTGGTCAGCTCCAAAATAG
- the cobN gene encoding cobaltochelatase subunit CobN, whose product MHRIATISGGWNQSTDSVVFVDQQPAPIVIITAADTDIQTLAAATAQLPEDFPQIRVVNVLQLQQQIAIDTYAEEVLSYAKVIIVRLIGGQSYWSYGLEVVKEVVANTGAVLIVLPGDERPDPNLTSHSTTTLTLVNQAWQYFIEAGITNYHNLLKFIATEFLDTEMEYQLPEPVPRIGIYGGSLSDEEKNNNGLVAIIFYRAHYLSGNTAAIAALCKSLAERNLTPIPIYVSSLKEPDVQAELIRYCLPESGQKADVILNTTSFSLASLKTDTPQVDLWEALNVPVFQVIFSGGLKKTWANGTQGLNPRDMAMNVVLPEVDGRIITRAVSFKAMQGQNLALQTEVLTYEPVRSRINFVADLAAKWIQLKHTDVGDRKIALILANYPNRDGRLANGVGLDTPASCLEVLKALRSSGYDVGEIPTTSDELMTLLTTGVTNDRESFGVRQVNQSLALEDYQNYFQNLPEPVQNGIQTRWNQPKCETEFAIAGMQFGNIFVGIQPSRGYDLDPTLNYHAPDLEPTHDYMAFYHWVRDKFNAHAIAHIGKHGNLEWLPGKSVALSENCYPEAAFGAMPHFYPFIVNDPGEGSQAKRRSQAVILDHLTPPMTRAELYGGLQQLEGLIDEYYEAETLDPSRLSMIRDRLLETIKQENLYHDLGISLDRLEDSLNTILTTADGYLCEIKEAQIRDGLHIFGQCPEGRQLRDLVVAIARNPTANRVGLTRAIAQDWGLDFDPLTANLGELLSLSSHPRLVNCRIIGDAVEVIEEYAAELVDALSPSPSPNGGEGDKIILTPSPSPAGEGDKKINLAPLLPSWEKGLGDEGLAIQSELTWIRDRLLPSLYKTNQEITNLLHGLNGEYVPSGASGAPTRGRPEVLPTGRNFYSVDIRAVPTETAWDIGRKAADVLIETYTQEHGEYPQTLGLSIWGTSTMRTGGDDLAEALALLGVQPVWDGVSRRVVDFEILPLSILGRPRVDVTLRISGFFRDAFPNLIDLFDSAVNAVANLDEPNDQNPLAAKVKQESAYWQKEGLTLEQAQERSRYRVFGSKPSAYGAGLQGLIESQNWESEHDLARAYINWSAYAYTSKSEGKSAPEAFNQRLGNMQIVLQNQDNREHDILDSDDYYQFQGGMTAAIKSISGDAPEIYFGDNSRMAQPKVRKLSEEIARVYRSRVVNPKWIAGAMRHGYKGAFEMSATLDYLFAYDATTNCVSDFMYEGVAEAYIFNPEVQSFIKQSNPWALRDMSERLLEANQRGMWQDVSADMLDQLKAIANDAEGAIESQNV is encoded by the coding sequence ATGCACCGTATTGCCACTATTTCAGGAGGCTGGAACCAGTCCACCGACAGCGTTGTTTTTGTTGATCAGCAACCTGCACCGATTGTGATCATCACGGCTGCGGATACGGATATCCAAACCCTTGCGGCGGCTACTGCTCAATTGCCTGAAGATTTTCCGCAAATTCGGGTGGTGAATGTCTTGCAGTTGCAGCAACAAATTGCGATCGATACCTATGCTGAAGAGGTGTTATCTTACGCAAAGGTCATTATCGTGCGGTTAATTGGTGGACAATCCTATTGGAGTTATGGATTAGAAGTTGTTAAGGAAGTAGTAGCGAATACAGGCGCAGTTTTAATTGTTTTACCTGGGGATGAGCGTCCTGATCCAAATTTAACTAGTCATTCTACGACGACGCTAACTCTGGTAAATCAGGCTTGGCAATATTTTATTGAAGCAGGAATTACGAACTATCATAATTTACTCAAATTTATTGCAACGGAATTTCTAGATACTGAGATGGAATATCAACTTCCAGAACCAGTACCACGTATCGGAATTTATGGAGGTTCTCTTTCTGACGAAGAAAAAAATAATAACGGATTAGTCGCAATTATTTTTTATCGCGCCCATTACTTATCAGGTAATACGGCAGCGATCGCAGCTTTATGTAAATCTTTAGCCGAGCGTAATCTTACACCTATTCCCATCTATGTTTCATCCTTAAAAGAACCCGATGTACAAGCGGAATTAATTCGTTATTGCTTGCCTGAATCTGGGCAGAAAGCTGATGTGATTTTAAATACGACTAGCTTCTCTTTAGCGAGTCTCAAAACCGATACGCCGCAAGTCGATCTTTGGGAAGCTTTGAATGTGCCTGTGTTTCAGGTGATTTTTAGTGGTGGACTGAAGAAAACTTGGGCAAATGGTACACAGGGATTAAATCCTCGCGATATGGCGATGAATGTGGTATTGCCTGAAGTCGATGGCAGGATTATTACTAGGGCTGTTTCTTTTAAAGCGATGCAGGGGCAGAATCTTGCCTTGCAAACGGAAGTATTGACCTACGAGCCAGTGCGATCGCGGATTAATTTTGTGGCGGATCTGGCGGCGAAATGGATACAGCTAAAGCATACTGATGTGGGCGATCGCAAAATTGCGTTAATTCTCGCGAACTATCCTAACCGTGATGGTAGATTAGCGAATGGAGTTGGGTTAGATACGCCAGCCAGTTGTTTAGAGGTTCTTAAAGCTTTGCGAAGTTCAGGATATGACGTTGGTGAGATTCCTACAACTAGCGATGAATTGATGACGTTGTTAACCACAGGTGTGACTAATGATCGTGAATCCTTTGGGGTACGTCAGGTTAATCAATCTTTAGCGTTAGAAGATTATCAAAACTATTTTCAGAATTTGCCTGAGCCTGTCCAAAATGGAATTCAGACAAGATGGAATCAGCCAAAATGCGAAACGGAATTTGCGATCGCTGGTATGCAATTTGGCAATATTTTCGTTGGTATTCAGCCATCACGGGGCTATGACCTCGATCCTACTCTCAATTACCATGCGCCCGATTTAGAGCCGACCCATGACTATATGGCTTTCTATCATTGGGTACGCGATAAATTTAACGCCCATGCGATCGCCCATATCGGCAAGCATGGCAATCTCGAATGGCTGCCCGGAAAAAGTGTGGCTCTATCAGAAAATTGCTATCCTGAAGCAGCTTTTGGGGCGATGCCGCATTTTTATCCTTTTATCGTCAATGATCCGGGGGAAGGCTCTCAAGCAAAAAGGCGATCGCAAGCCGTCATTCTCGACCATCTCACGCCGCCAATGACTCGTGCTGAGTTGTATGGTGGCTTACAGCAATTAGAAGGCTTAATCGATGAATATTACGAAGCGGAAACCCTTGATCCTTCAAGATTAAGCATGATTCGCGATCGCCTGCTCGAAACCATCAAGCAGGAAAATCTCTACCATGATTTAGGGATTTCCCTAGATCGTTTAGAGGATTCGCTAAATACGATTCTCACGACAGCCGATGGTTATCTCTGCGAAATTAAGGAGGCACAAATTCGCGATGGTTTGCATATTTTCGGGCAATGTCCAGAGGGGCGACAGTTAAGGGATTTGGTAGTAGCGATCGCCCGCAATCCGACGGCTAATCGTGTGGGTTTAACTAGAGCGATCGCACAGGATTGGGGTTTAGATTTCGATCCCTTGACTGCAAATTTAGGTGAATTGCTTTCGCTAAGTTCCCATCCACGCTTAGTAAATTGCCGAATTATTGGCGATGCGGTGGAGGTTATAGAAGAATATGCGGCAGAGTTGGTGGATGCCCTCTCCCCTAGCCCTTCTCCCAATGGGGGAGAGGGGGACAAGATTATCCTCACCCCTAGTCCCTCTCCCGCAGGAGAGGGGGACAAGAAGATTAATCTTGCTCCCCTTCTCCCCTCATGGGAGAAGGGGCTGGGGGATGAGGGTCTGGCGATCCAATCTGAACTAACATGGATTCGCGATCGCCTTTTACCATCTCTCTACAAAACCAATCAAGAAATTACTAATCTTCTACATGGACTCAATGGCGAATATGTGCCTAGTGGAGCTTCGGGTGCGCCAACGCGAGGCAGACCTGAAGTATTGCCTACAGGACGCAATTTCTATTCTGTCGATATTCGAGCCGTGCCAACGGAAACTGCTTGGGATATTGGGCGCAAGGCGGCGGATGTGCTGATTGAAACCTACACTCAAGAGCATGGTGAATATCCGCAAACCTTGGGACTATCGATTTGGGGAACTTCCACAATGCGAACAGGCGGCGATGACCTTGCTGAAGCTCTTGCTTTATTAGGAGTACAACCTGTTTGGGATGGCGTATCACGTCGTGTGGTGGACTTTGAGATTCTGCCATTATCGATTCTCGGTCGTCCCCGTGTGGATGTAACTTTGCGAATTTCGGGATTCTTTAGGGACGCATTTCCCAATCTCATTGACTTGTTTGATAGTGCGGTCAATGCAGTGGCAAATTTGGATGAACCTAATGACCAAAACCCTCTCGCAGCTAAGGTCAAACAAGAATCTGCATACTGGCAAAAAGAAGGACTAACCTTAGAACAAGCCCAAGAGCGATCGCGTTATCGGGTGTTTGGCTCGAAACCAAGTGCCTATGGTGCAGGTTTACAGGGCTTAATCGAGTCGCAAAACTGGGAAAGTGAGCATGATTTAGCTAGAGCCTATATCAATTGGAGTGCCTACGCTTACACCAGTAAGTCCGAGGGGAAATCTGCGCCTGAAGCCTTTAATCAACGGCTTGGTAATATGCAAATTGTCCTGCAAAATCAAGACAATCGCGAGCATGACATTCTCGATTCCGATGATTATTATCAGTTTCAAGGCGGGATGACGGCAGCAATCAAATCCATATCTGGCGATGCTCCAGAGATCTACTTTGGAGATAATTCACGGATGGCTCAGCCCAAGGTTCGCAAATTGAGTGAAGAAATTGCAAGGGTCTATCGTTCCCGTGTTGTTAATCCCAAATGGATTGCAGGGGCGATGCGTCACGGTTACAAAGGCGCGTTCGAGATGTCGGCAACTCTTGATTATCTGTTTGCCTATGATGCAACGACTAACTGCGTTTCGGACTTCATGTATGAAGGTGTAGCCGAAGCTTATATTTTTAATCCTGAAGTCCAGAGTTTTATTAAACAGAGTAATCCTTGGGCTTTGCGAGATATGAGTGAGCGTTTGCTAGAAGCAAATCAGCGTGGGATGTGGCAAGATGTCTCTGCTGATATGCTCGATCAGTTAAAGGCGATCGCTAATGATGCCGAAGGAGCAATTGAGTCTCAAAATGTTTAA
- the recN gene encoding DNA repair protein RecN gives MLLSLKIENFALIDRLELELYAGLNILTGETGAGKSIVLDALDAALGGKVSARMLRTGTDRANIEATFSTNQAIAQWLEVQEIDALDADILICSREITARSNRTRVNGVVVNKQQIQELRDRLVEITAQGQTILLSQAAQQREWLDSFGDQAFNQSLSLQRQKVAKLFEIKERSRRALFDRQQNERNRLQHLDMLRYQLKELEAANLDDPDELENLESDRNRLAHSVELQKQGYAVYEALYQNDSGNACADLLGQAESILTAMVELDREAEGILELVASALAQVEEAGRQINNYANRLESEPEQLESIEQRINQIKQICRKYGTLPEAIAYTEKLQNELAELTDQSISIEDLERKAEADLQALFKACKKLTELRRQTAITLEQAQIEALKMLAMERVRFQVGIYPMEPTALGSDRIVFEFSPNLGEPLQPLAETASGGEMSRFLLALKTCFVKQKTQEINQTIDVEMSHAHVGTMVFDEIDAGVSGRVAQAIATQLWQLSRSSQILCVTHQPLIAAIADRHFHVSKDVIGDRTQVQIRLLEIEERKQELAQIASGKSFEQDQSQGKSQGKSKKVKAKSEPKNEIDSALSQAIAFAESLLEQAATIKASI, from the coding sequence ATGCTGCTGAGTCTTAAAATTGAAAATTTTGCCCTAATCGATCGCTTAGAACTGGAGCTTTATGCAGGGCTAAATATTCTCACAGGCGAAACTGGGGCAGGGAAGTCAATTGTGCTAGATGCCCTCGATGCAGCATTAGGGGGCAAAGTTTCGGCGAGAATGCTCCGAACTGGTACTGATCGTGCCAATATCGAGGCAACATTTTCAACGAATCAGGCGATCGCCCAATGGTTGGAAGTACAAGAAATTGATGCCCTTGATGCTGACATTCTAATTTGTAGCCGCGAAATTACGGCTCGGAGCAATCGTACCCGTGTGAATGGGGTAGTGGTGAATAAGCAGCAAATTCAGGAACTACGCGATCGCCTAGTCGAAATAACAGCTCAAGGTCAGACAATTTTACTCAGTCAAGCTGCTCAACAGAGGGAATGGCTAGATAGTTTTGGCGATCAAGCTTTCAATCAATCTCTATCCTTGCAACGGCAGAAGGTCGCGAAATTATTTGAAATCAAGGAGCGATCGCGTAGGGCTTTATTTGATCGTCAGCAAAATGAACGGAATCGGTTGCAGCATCTAGATATGTTGCGCTACCAACTCAAAGAGCTTGAAGCGGCTAATCTTGACGATCCCGATGAATTAGAAAATTTAGAAAGCGATCGCAATCGCCTTGCCCATAGTGTGGAATTGCAGAAACAAGGCTATGCAGTATACGAGGCACTTTATCAGAATGATAGTGGTAACGCCTGTGCAGATTTGTTAGGACAGGCGGAGTCCATTCTCACGGCAATGGTAGAACTAGACCGCGAGGCAGAAGGAATTTTGGAACTAGTGGCAAGCGCTCTTGCCCAAGTAGAAGAGGCAGGACGGCAAATTAATAACTATGCCAATCGCCTTGAATCTGAGCCTGAGCAATTAGAATCCATTGAGCAAAGAATTAATCAAATCAAGCAAATCTGCCGCAAATATGGCACATTACCTGAAGCGATCGCCTATACTGAAAAGTTGCAAAATGAACTCGCAGAACTTACCGATCAAAGTATTTCCATTGAAGACCTAGAACGCAAAGCAGAGGCGGATTTACAGGCGTTATTCAAGGCTTGTAAAAAGCTCACAGAACTGCGGCGACAGACAGCGATCACCTTAGAACAAGCCCAAATCGAAGCTCTCAAAATGCTGGCGATGGAGAGAGTGCGCTTTCAAGTTGGCATTTATCCAATGGAACCCACAGCTTTAGGTAGCGATCGCATTGTGTTTGAGTTTAGCCCCAACCTCGGCGAACCCTTGCAACCGCTCGCAGAAACAGCATCGGGTGGAGAAATGAGTCGATTTTTGTTAGCGTTGAAAACCTGCTTTGTTAAACAAAAAACTCAGGAAATCAATCAAACTATCGATGTAGAAATGAGTCATGCCCATGTTGGCACGATGGTATTTGATGAAATTGATGCGGGTGTGTCAGGTCGTGTTGCTCAAGCGATCGCTACCCAACTTTGGCAACTTAGCCGCAGTTCACAAATTCTCTGTGTCACTCACCAACCCCTAATTGCGGCGATCGCGGATCGACATTTTCATGTCAGTAAGGACGTAATTGGCGATCGCACCCAAGTCCAGATTCGTCTCTTGGAAATAGAGGAACGCAAGCAAGAGTTAGCACAAATCGCTTCAGGCAAAAGCTTTGAGCAAGATCAATCTCAAGGTAAATCTCAAGGTAAAAGCAAAAAGGTAAAAGCAAAAAGTGAACCGAAGAATGAGATAGATAGCGCCTTGAGTCAAGCGATCGCCTTTGCTGAGTCATTGCTTGAACAGGCTGCCACAATTAAAGCTAGTATTTAG